The following proteins come from a genomic window of Chlamydiales bacterium:
- a CDS encoding KpsF/GutQ family sugar-phosphate isomerase, translating into MMLKKLFSQQQQYIETFFSEVEIASCEKLLQEIFLCKGLVFFTGIGKSGFIAQKIAATMMSTGTQATFLSPIDAIHGDLGMVSKHDLVIILSKSGETHELLQLLPFVRNRGARLAAVTSNPHSRLQKGVHLSVILPCSNELCPFDLAPTISTEVQLLFGDVLAVALMEMKGFTIDQYAANHPGGQIGRRASIKVRQMMINKENTPLCYAEDALQEVLIDFSEKRCGCLIVIDEQKELKGIFTDGDLRRALQAKGEKVLQEKIGDLMTNTPRSIDADALAWDAMQLMEHDQNHPIMVLPVVEKKEVIGVIKMHDLIQAGV; encoded by the coding sequence ATGATGTTAAAGAAACTTTTTTCTCAGCAACAACAGTATATTGAAACATTTTTTTCTGAAGTAGAGATTGCTTCTTGTGAAAAGCTATTACAGGAGATTTTTCTTTGTAAGGGACTGGTATTTTTCACTGGCATTGGAAAAAGTGGCTTTATCGCACAAAAAATAGCAGCAACAATGATGTCGACAGGGACTCAAGCCACTTTTTTGTCACCTATAGATGCGATTCATGGCGATTTAGGTATGGTTTCAAAACACGATTTAGTCATTATCCTTAGTAAGAGCGGTGAAACTCATGAATTATTGCAACTCCTCCCTTTTGTACGTAATCGTGGTGCACGTTTAGCTGCAGTGACCTCTAATCCTCATAGTCGTCTTCAAAAAGGAGTACATCTCTCTGTGATTCTTCCATGTTCAAACGAACTGTGTCCTTTTGATCTTGCTCCCACCATTTCTACTGAAGTGCAGCTTTTGTTTGGAGATGTCTTAGCAGTGGCTTTAATGGAAATGAAAGGGTTTACGATAGATCAATATGCTGCTAATCATCCAGGAGGACAGATTGGGAGACGTGCTTCAATTAAAGTACGTCAAATGATGATCAATAAAGAGAATACCCCTTTATGTTATGCTGAAGATGCATTGCAGGAGGTTTTGATTGATTTTTCAGAAAAGCGTTGTGGTTGTCTAATCGTGATTGATGAGCAAAAAGAACTGAAAGGGATTTTTACTGATGGAGATTTAAGGCGTGCTCTTCAAGCTAAAGGAGAGAAAGTCTTGCAGGAAAAAATTGGGGATCTAATGACGAATACGCCAAGATCAATCGATGCAGATGCTCTTGCTTGGGATGCAATGCAACTTATGGAACACGATCAGAATCATCCTATTATGGTCCTTCCTGTTGTTGAAAAGAAAGAGGTGATCGGTGTCATCAAGATGCATGATTTAATCCAAGCAGGTGTTTAA